DNA from Acetobacter aceti NBRC 14818:
GGGAAAACGTGGACTTCACACCGGAAGCCGTCGCGGAAGTCGTGCGCATTACTCGTGGTTATCCCTACTTTCTTCAGGAATGGGCTTACCATGCGTGGAACGTGGCGCATGGCGATCACATCCTCAAAGGCGATATCGATGTGGCGACCGAAGTGTCGCTCACCTCGCTGGATGGGGGCTTCTTCCGGATGCGTTATGCGCGTCTGACACCCCGTGAACGGGAATATTGTCAGGCTATGGCGGAGTTGGGCGAAGGCTCGCACCGCTCCGGCGAAATCGCCGAACATATGGGCTCGCGCACGCAGGCCGTAGCCCCTGTGCGCGCAACGCTGATCCGCAAGGGCATGGTCTACAGTCCGGCTCATGGCGAGACGGCGTTCACCGTTCCCCTGTTTGAAAACTATCTTCACCGTATTCGGACCATGGGCACCGACCCGGCCGACTCAGACGACTGACCAAAAGGACTGATCATGCCCAAACGGACAGATATCCGCTCTATCCTGATCATCGGCGCTGGTCCGATTGTTATCGGTCAGGCCTGTGAGTTCGACTATTCGGGCGCGCAGGCGTGCAAAGCGCTACGCGAGGAAGGCTACCGCGTCATCCTGCTGAACTCGAACCCGGCGACGATCATGACCGATCCGGGTCTGGCGGATGCGACCTATATCGAGCCGATCACGCCGGAGTTCGTGGAGCGGATCATCCTCAAGGAAAAGCCGGACGCAATCCTGCCGACGATGGGCGGCCAGACTGCGCTGAACGCGGCGATGGCGCTGGATGCTTCCGGCTTTCTCGTGAAGCACAATGTGGAACTGATCGGCGCGAAGGCCGATGTGATCGACCGCGCCGAAGACCGGCAGAAGTTCCGTGAGGCGATGGACGCCATCGGCATCGAAAGCCCGAAGAGCTTCATCGCGCATACGCTGGAAGAAGCCCGTGACGCGCTGAAGAATGTCGGGCTTCCGGCCATCATCCGCCCGTCCTTCACCATGGGCGGCGCAGGTGGCGGCATTGCCTACAACAAGGAAGAGTTCGACCAGATCGTCACGGGTGGCCTCGACGCCTCTCCAACAACGGAAGTGCTGGTTGAGGAGTCCGTGCTCGGCTGGAAAGAGTTCGAGATGGAAGTTGTCCGCGACAAGGCGGACAACTGCATCATCGTCTGCTCAATCGAGAACATCGACCCGATGGGTGTGCATACGGGTGACTCAATCACCGTCGCTCCGGCCCTGACGCTGACCGACAAGGAATATCAGCGGATGCGCGACGCCTCGATTGCCTGTCTGCGGGCAATCGGCGTCGAGACGGGCGGCTCGAACGTGCAGTTCGGTGTGAACCCGAAGGATGGCCGCATGGTGGTCATCGAAATGAACCCGCGTGTGTCGCGCTCCTCGGCGCTGGCCTCCAAGGCGACAGGCTTCCCGATCGCCAAGATCGCCGCGAAGCTGGCAGTTGGCTACACGCTGGACGAGCTGACCAACGACATCACGGGTTCGACCCCGGCCTCCTTCGAGCCGACCATCGACTATGTCGTTGTGAAGATCCCCCGGTTCACGTTCGAGAAATTCCCCGGCACCCCTGCCCTGCTCTCCACCTCCATGAAGTCGGTTGGCGAGGCGATGGCCATCGGTCGTTCCTTCCCGGAAGCACTCCAGAAGGGTCTGCGCTCCATGGAGACCGGCCTCGTCGGTCTCGATCCGGTCGAGGCTCCCGGCGACGGTGGTGTGGATGCGTTCCGCGCCGAGCTGTCTCAGCCACGCCCCGAGCGTATCCTGATGGCGGCGCAGGCGCTCCGTGCAGGATTCTCGGTGGATGAGATTGCAGCGGCGTGCAAGTTCGAGCCGTGGTTCCTGCGTGAGCTTGAGAAAATCGTTCAGGCGGAAAAAGAAGTGCTCGACAAGGGGCTGCCGGAAGATGCGCAGGGTCTGCGTCGTCTGAAGGCCATGGGCTTCTCGGACGTGCAGCTTGCCCGTCTGTCCGGCACGCAGGCAAAGGAAGTGACCGCCCTGCGTGAGAAGGCTGGCGTGAAGCCTGTCTACAAGCGCATCGATACCTGCGCTGGCGAGTTCGCTTCCGCCACGCCCTATATGTATTCGACGTATGAAAACCGCTTCGGCCAGCCGGTCTGCGAGTCCGATCCGACATCACGCAAGAAGGTGGTGATCCTCGGCGGCGGTCCGAACCGGATCGGTCAGGGCATCGAATTCGATTATTGCTGCGTCCATGCCGCCTACGCCCTGCGTGAAGCCGGTCTTGAGACGATCATGGTCAACTGCAACCCGGAGACGGTTTCCACCGACTATGACACCTCCGACCGCCTGTATTTCGAGCCGCTGACCGGTGAGGACGTCGTCGCCCTGATCCGTCGTGAGCAGGAGACGGGCGAGGTTCTGGGTTGCATCGTGCAGTATGGCGGTCAGACGCCACTGAAGCTATCACGCGCTCTGGAAGAAGCGGGCATTCCGCTGCTCGGCACGCCTGCTGATGCGATTGACCGCGCCGAGGATCGCGAGCGCTTTCAGGCGCTACTCCGCAAGCTCGGCCTGCGTCAGCCCGCCAACGGCATCGCCCGCTCCCCTGCCGAGGCTGAGGATATCGCCGAGCAGATCGGTTATCCGGTCGTTGTGCGTCCGTCCTACGTTCTCGGCGGTCGCGCGATGGAGATCGTTTATGACCGCGCCAGCCTCCAGCGTTACATGAAGGTGGCGTTGCAGCTGGCCGGTGCGGAAGTGGCGAACGGTCCGGTTCTGATCGACCACTATCTGAACGACGCCATTGAAGCTGACGTGGACTGCATTGCCGACGGCAACGAAGTCTATGTCGCAGGCGTCATGGAGCACATCGAGGAAGCCGGCATCCATTCGGGTGACAGCGCCTGCGCTCTGCCACCCTACACGCTCTCCCCGGCCATCGTGACGGAGTTGAAAGCGCAGACCGAGGCGATGGCCCGTGAACTGGGCATCGTCGGTCTGATGAACGTGCAGTATGCGATCAAGGGGCAGGACATTTTTGTTCTGGAAGTGAACCCCCGTGCGTCTCGCACCGTGCCGTTCGTGGCGAAGGCGACTGGCGTTCCGGTGGCGAAGATCGGTGCCCGCGTGATGGCTGGTGCCAAGCTGTCCGAGTTCACGCTAGATGACCGGGCCGTGGTTCCGCATGTCGCCGTGAAGGAAGCCGTCTTTCCGTTCCATCGCTTCCAGGACGTGGACACGATCCTTGGCCCTGAAATGCGCTCCACCGGTGAAGTCATGGGTCTCGACACGTCGTTCGAGCGAGCTTTCGCCAAGTCGCAGCTGGCCGCTGGCGTGAAGCTGCCGATGTCCGGCGCAATATTCCTGTCGGTGCGTGACGGTGACAAGGCGCATTTGCCGCGTCTGGGACGGATGCTGGCCGACATGGGTTTCACCATTCTGGCGACACGCGGCACGGCGAAGTGCCTGAGTGATGCGGGAATTGAAGTGAAGATCGTCAACAAGGTGCTGGAAGGTCGTCCGCATTGCGTGGACGCCATCCGCTCCGGCGAAGTCCAGATGGTCATCAATACGGTGCAGGGCGGTCAGTCCGTGAAGGACAGCTATGACATCCGTCGCTCGGCCCTGACGATGGGCGTGCCGAACTTCACCACAATGGCCGGAGCGCGTGCTGCAATCCATGCGATTGCAGCGATGCGCGAGGGTCCGCTTGAAGTTGCGCCGCTTCAGTCCTACTTTAATGGATCGTTCTAAGGAGGGGTGGGCGTTTCTGGAAACGTCCCTCATCCGCCTCCGGTATGTTTACCGTTCTGAAACGGTCTGATGTAAGGCTCACGTCTTTCAGAAGATCGTGAGGGAATATCCCTCTTCACCCTGGGCTGGACTGGCGTTCATGCTGGTCTGGTCTTCTTTTTGTGTTCCGCTTTCCGAGGATTGGCACCTTGCAGAAAACCCCGATGACCGCGTCCGGCCTGCAGCGACTTGAGGACGAACTCCGTCATCTCAAGTCTGAGGAACGTCCCGCCGTTATTCGTGCAATCGCTGAAGCACGTGAGCATGGTGATCTCTCGGAAAACGCGGAATACCATGCCGCCCGCGAGCGCCAGTCCTTTATTGAAGGGCGCGTGCTGGAGCTTGAAGAGATCGTCTCGACAGCCGAGGTGATCGATCCTTCCAAGCTGTCCGGCGATCAGGTCAAGTTCGGCGCCCGCGTCACCCTGATTGACGAGGAAACCGAGAAGGAAGTGCGCTACCAGATCGTCGGTGTGTATGAGGCCGACATCAAGCAGGGCCTTCTCTCCATCTCCTCCCCGCTGGCAAAGTCCCTCATCGGCAAATCGCTGGGCGATACGGTTTCCGTGCCTGCACCGGGCGGTGACCGGAGCTATGAAATCACCTCCGTCGTTTACGCCTGAAGAAAGCTGCCCGCGTGATCACGTTCGAAGACATCACGGCCGCCGCCCGGCGGATCGAAGGGCGCGTGCTGCGCACGCCGACCCTGCCGTCCCACTCGCTGTCCAAGTCGGTGGGCGCAGAGATCACGCTGAAGCTTGAAAATCTTCAGGCCGTCGGATCGTTCAAGGAACGTGGTGCTGCGAACAAGCTGGCGCTGCTGACACCGGAAGAACGCGCTCGCGGTGTGATCGCCGTCTCGGCAGGCAATCACGCACAGGGCGTGGCGCGTCACGCGAGCCTGCTGGGCATTGACGCAGTGATCGTCATGCCGCGCTTCACGCCTGCGTCCAAGGTGACACGGACCGAAGGCTGGGGCGCACGCGTTGTGCTTGAGGGCAACAACTTCGCTGAAGCCTCCCTGTTCGCCAAGGATCTGCAGGAGCGCGAAGGGCGGGTTTTTATCCATCCCTACGACGATGACGCCGTCATGGCCGGTCAGGGCACCTGTGCGCTGGAACTTCTGGAAGATGCAGGACCGCTGGATGCGCTTGTTGTGCCGATTGGCGGCGGCGGTCTCCTGTCTGGCATGGCCGTTGCGGCCAAGGCCATGCGTCCCGAGATCGAACTGATCGGCGTGCAGGTGGAAAGCTATTCCTCCCTGTCTGCTTTTCCCGGAGCCGAGGTGACACCCTGTGGTGGCGCGACCATCGCCGAGGGTATTGCGGTCATGAAGATTGGTCGCCGGACGCATGAAGTGATCCAGCAGCTTGTCTCGAAGGTTGTGGTCGTGTCCGAGCGTGACGTGGAAAACGCGATCACCCTCATGGCTGAGGGTGCCAAGCAGGTCACTGAAGGCGCTGGCGCGACAGGGCTGGCTGCCGTCATGAGCCACCCTGCCCTTTTCGCGGGCAAGCGTCTTGCGCTCCCTGTGAGCGGCGGCAATATCGACACACGTATTCTCGCCAACACGTTGCTGCGCGCCATGCTGCGTGACGGGCGTCTGCTGCGCCTGATCATGGAAATCCCGGATCGTCCCGGTGTGCTGGCAGATATTTCAAAAACGATCGGCGAGGCAGGCGGCAACATTATCGAAGTGTCGCATCAGCGTCTGTTCGCTGCGCCCTCGGTGCAGGCAGCAGAACTTGAGGTGATGATTGAGGCGCGAGATCCTCAGCATGCCGAGCAGATCACTGAGGCGCTGCGGGAGCATTACGTCGTGCGGCGGGTGTGATGCACCATCGCATCTGGAGGAAAGCTGAAAATGAAGTGTATAGAAATCTTCACTTCCTCCAATCTCGAAAAAGAATTTAAAAAACAATATCGATATGCGGTGTATGTTCTTCAGTCTCTTACCGATCCTGATGTTATTCGATACGGTTCTGCCGGAAGTCGACTGGGTCAGTCCGGCTCTTTAAAAAGTCGTCTTTCCAAACATCTCAATAAAAAATTCGCCCGCGTTCCAGACTCACAAAAAGCATCAGAGCGCTACGGTCCTTATAAAGTCTTATGGATCTGCGCGACTATAGACGCCTCTCCCAATTCACCGGGTTTATCTGCAGCCGCAGATCTGATGGAAAGAGTTATTCAGATATCGCTTACCAAATACAAACGGGGCTCACTCCCATGCAACAAAAGCGCGAGCTGTCTACTTGTTGGGGAAAGTAATCTTGAGTTGATACTAAAAGATCTAAATGATCTTTCCAGACAGTTAGATACTGTTGTCGATACAGTACAAATGCTGTTTTCGAATGATTTGTTAAAAACCTGATGCCAAATAAATATCGGAAGAAGCACTCACTTCTCCCGATATCCGAACCAGTCTTCAGAGAGACGTAATCTCTCCTCCATCGGCGCCATCGAAGTCGGTGCCCCACATCTGCTCCAGACCGTAAAGCGCACGCGCTTCCGCCTTGAACAGGTGGATTACGATATCGCCTGCGTCGATCAGCACCCAATCGGAACCGTTCGCGCCTTCAACAAGAATACGCTTCAGACCGACATCTTTAAGCTTACGCTCTATATGCTGGGCCATTGCGGCAATCTGGCGATCCGCCACACCCGTCGCGATGACCATACGGTCCGCGAAGGAAGCACGTCCGGTCAGATCAATGACGACAATGTCCTCGCCCTTATCATCGTCGATGCTTTCCGTGATGATACCGAGATACTTCTCGAGCTCATCAGCCGGAGCGTGAGGGCGCTTCTTGCCTTCTTTGACAGGTCCTGCTGCCGCAGCTTTCTTGCGCGGCGTACCCGGAGCCTTTGCCACAGCGGCAAGACTCGGATTGACCGCCTTGGGCGTTCTGGATTTTGCCGGCGTTTTTGACGCGCCAGCTTTTGCTGCGACCGGGCGACGATCCGTCGTTTCCGTATCGGTTGGGGGCTTTCTGGCTATGACCGTGTCTCCTGCCGGGTGGCTGCCCGATCTGTCCGGAATAAGGATTCTGTGTGTCCCGCACGTCGCAGGGCTGTTGCCGATATACCGTTTTGCGGGCCAGGAAGAAAAGCCCAGACTGGGGGCGTTTTATCGGGAAGCTGTCGAATTTTCCCAACCGGCAGGCGGCAGCGGCTCAGACGCCCGGCAATCTTGCCATGCAGGGCCGCTGCATTGCTCCCCGGACGCGGCATGACAGCCAATGGAACCTGCCTGAGAAACGCCTGCCAGCGGTGCCAGCGGGGCAGTTCCGCAAAAACATCCGTGCCCATCAGCCAGACAAAGCGGGCGCGGGGGAAACGACGTTTGAGCGCACGAATGGTGTCGAAGGCGTAACGCGTGCCGAGAGAAGCTTCAATATCGGTGGGGATAAGCCGACGGTCGGTTGCCAGCCGCTCGACCGATGCCAGACGTGCGGCAAGCGACGCCATACCCTTGCTGGGTTTGAGTGGATTGCCCGGCGAGACCATCAGCCAGACCTGATCGAGACGAAGCTGGCGCAGGGCCCTGAGAGCGATCTGGACGTGTCCCTCATGCGCCGGATTAAACGATCCACCGAGGAGACCGATCCGGGAGGCGCGACGGTCACCCCGGATCGGGATCGTATCGTGATGAGAAACCACGATACGTTTATGGACGCGTCTGGCCTGTGCCGAGGACTTCATAACGGAAGGTCGTAAGCTGCTCGAGTCCGACCGGACCCCGCGCATGGATACGGCCGGTGGCGATGCCGATTTCCGCACCGAATCCGAACTCGCCGCCATCACAGAACTGGGTGGACGCGTTCCACATCACGACAGCGCTGTCCGTTCCGTTCAGGAAGCGCGTGGCGACGGCTTCGTCTGACGTGATGATCGCCTCGGTATGGCCGCTGCCATAACGGGCGATGTGGGCAAGCGCAGCTTCCACGCCATCCACAATGGCGATCGACAGGACGGGAGCCAGCCACTCGGTCGCGAAGTCCTCATCAGCAGCGGGCTCAAGACCGGGAACGATGTGACGGGCGCGCTCGTCGGCACGGAAATCACAGCCGAGTTCCCGCAGATCACTGACAATCTCAGGCAACAGTTCAGGTGCAATGGCATTGTCAATCAGCAGGGTTTCGGTCGCGCCACAAATACCCGGACGACGCATCTTGGCATTGGCGAGAACACGACGCGCCATCTGCGGCTCGGCGGCGGCATGGATGTAGGTGTGACACAGGCCCTCGGCATGGGCGAGAACGGGAATACGCGCCTCGTTCTGCACGCGCTCGACGAGAGATTTGCCGCCACGGGGAATAATGAGGTCGATCAGGCCAGACGCGGCGAGCATGTCGGCGACGTGCTTGCGGTCAGCGCTGGGCGCGACCTGAACGGCGTCCACAGGCAGACCTGCGGCCTCGAGACCGGCAGCCATGGCTTTGTGAATGGCCTGCGCGGAATGGAAGCTTTCTGAACCGCCACGCAGGATGACAGCGTTTCCGGACTTGATGCACAGGCCCGCAGCATCCGCACCGACATTCGGGCGGCTTTCATAGATCACGCCAAGGACGCCAATAGGAGTGGCGACGCGACGGATTTTCAGCCCATTGGGACGGGTCCACTCGCTGAGGATACGTCCGACAGGATCGGACAGGTCGGCCATATCTTCCAGCCCTTTGGCCATCCCCTCGACGCGCTCGGCAGTCAGAGTGAGACGATCACGAAAAGCCTCGCTGCCGGTGTAGGCGGCAAGGTCTTTTGCGTTGGCCTCCAGAATGGCGTCTCTCTGCTCACGCAGGGCATTGGCAGCGGCCCAGAGGGCCTTGTCACGAATGGCGGTTGGAGACTGGGCCAGCGTCCGCGCTGCGATCCGTGCGGCCCGGGCCATGCCCGCGATCGCATTGGAGTCTGTCGCTTCCGCCTTCATGCTGGCGCTCATTTATGGTCCCCTACCCTCTTCTTCTATGATGTTGATGTATCAGACGTTGAAACGGAACAGCAGTACATCGCCGTCCTGCACAATATAGTCACGGCCTTCGATGCGCATCTTGCCCGCTTCTTTCGCGCCTGCCTCACCGTTGTACTTCACATAGTCGTCATAAGCGACTGTTTCACAGGCGATGAAGCCGCGCTCGAAGTCGTTATGAATAACAGCGGCTGCCTGAGGCGCCTTGGTGCCAGCTGTGATGGTCCAGGCGCGGGTCTCTTTCGGACCGACGGTGAAGTAGGTCTTCAGGCCAAGCAGCTTGTAACCCGCAGCGATGACGCGATCGAGACCACTGTCCGCAAGGCCAAGCCCCTCAAGAAATTCCTTCTGGTCTTCCTGCGGAAGCTGGCTGACCTCGGCCTCAATCGCGGCGGACACGATGACGCAGGCTGCGCCTTCCGCTTTCGCACGCTCTTCGACGGCTTTGGAGAATGCATTCCCGGTCGACGCGGAGCCTTCCTCGACATTGCAGACATAGAGCACGGGCTTGGTCGTCATGAGTTGGAGGCGCTCGGCGATCAGTTCCTTGCCTTCCGGGATAGCCGTGCGGGCTGGCTTGCCTTCACGTAGCGCCGCGATCAGAGGCTCCATCACTTCGATCTGTGCCTGCGCATCACGATCGTTCGATTTGGCCTTCTTCTGCAAAGGCACAATGCGCTTTTCGAGGGAGTCGAGATCGGCCAGCATCAGCTCGGTCTCAATGATCTCGGCGTCACGAACCGGATCAACGCCACCTTCGACATGGGTGATGTCGTCGTCTTCGAAGCAGCGCAGAACGTGAATAATGGCGTCTACTTCGCGAATATTGGCGAGGAACTGGTTACCCAGACCTTCACCGCGAGACGCACCACGCACGAGGCCAGCGATGTCCACGAATTCAAGGCTCGTGGGCAGAATCTTCTGTGACTTGCCGATACGCGCCAGTTCCGCGAGACGCGGATCAGGCACAGCAACACGACCGACATTCGGCTCAATGGTGCAGAACGGATAGTTCGCCGCCTGCGCCGAGGCCGTGGCCGTCAGGGCGTTGAACAGGGTTGATTTACCGACATTGGGCAGTCCGACGATGCCGCAGTTGAAGCCCATCAGTCTTTCACTCCTGTTTCTCCTGCCTTCGGGCCGGGAATTATTGGTTTGGGGCTGTTTGCCGTGAGAAGCGCAATGCGTGTCATGCAGTCTTCGCGCTGACCGGCAGCCAGCAATGGGGCAGTATCGGCCACGGCGTCGAGCAGATCTTCGAGCCAGGGCTGGTCGGCCTTGGCGAAGTCTCCGAGAACCCAACCGTGGACGCGTTCTTTCGAACCGGGATGACCGATACCGAGGCGCACGCGCCAGTAATCCTGTGTGCCAAGCTGTCTGTCGGTCGAGCGCAGGCCGTTATGACCGGCAGCGCCTCCTCCTTTCTTGATACGCACCTTGCCGGGCGCAAGATCAAGCTCGTCATGGAAGACGGTAATGGCATCAGGGGGAATTTTGTAGAACGTCGCGGCTTCGCGGATGCTGTCACCGGATGCGTTCATGTAGGTCATCGGCTTGAGGAGCAGCACTTTACTTGTGCCGATCCGTCCTTCCGCGATCTCGCCGCGGAAGCGCTTGCGCCACGGTGAAAAACCGTGACGCTTCGCGATAGAGTCGACCGCCATGAAGCCGATATTGTGGCGGTTATGGCTCATGGAAGTCTCGGGGTTACCGAGCCCCGCCCAGAGCTGGATCGCCGGTTGCATGGCGGTCTGTCCCGAGGCCGGAAGCTATGCTCCCGACCCGACGGGCCTCCTTACTTCTTTTCTTCTGCGGAAGATTCTGCCTCAGCGGAAGCTGCTTCTGCTTCGTCCTGCTCAACATCAACGGACGGAGCCGCAATCGTTGCAACGACGAAGTTCGGAATCTGCAGAACCGGCGTCACGCCTTCGGTGCCCTTCAGATCATCCCAACGCACGTTGTCGTTGATGTCCAGAGCGGAAACATCCACCGTGAAAAACTCGGGGATATTGCTCGGGTCAGCCGTCACTTCGATCGTGTGGCGAACAACATTGAGCACACCGCCGCGGGAAATGCCGGGGGAGTTATCTTCACCCTCGATCTTCACAACAATCTCGACATGGACCTTCTGGCCCGGAGCAAGACGCTGGAAATCAACGTGAATCGGGGCATCAGAGACCGGATGGAACTGGATGTCGCGCATCAGGGCGCGCTCGCTCAGATCGCCAGCCTTGATTTCATAGACATGCGAACGCCAGCCCGGCTTGTGCAGCTCACGCATGATGACACGCGGATCAAGCGCAATGAGGGAGGCTTCGGCTTTTGCACCGTACACGACAGCCGGGACCAGCCCTGCACGTCGGGTTGCGCGCGCTGCCCCCTTACCTGCTTTCGCGCGCGTGGATGCTTCGAGAGGAATCAGTTTCGTCGCCACTGTGTTAACTCCTGAGTATGCGAACGGACGCCGGCCTCCAGGGGTGCCGACGCGAGGCGCGCTCTTTAGCGGAAAAGCAGTAACGACGCAACAGGAATGCCGGGACGATCGATGCGCCCCGGCTCTTCTTCATCCCGCTCTGTCTCTCAATACCCCTGCTGAGGAGCGTAACCGGCAGGATAACCGCCATAGGTGCGGGGATATGCTCCCTGCTGGGGGGCAGCCTGATAACCGCCCTGCTGATAGCGCTGCTGCTGAGGGTATTGTTGTTGAGGATATTGCTGCTGGGGATAAGCGGCCTGAGGCTGCTGGTATCCCTGCGTATAACCGCCACCGGGACGATTGGGCGTGGTCAGTGCGCCGGCCCCCGCACCGAGCAGACCACCGGCAAGAGCACCAATGGCCGCGCCGCGACCGCCGCCGGCTAGCGCCCC
Protein-coding regions in this window:
- the carB gene encoding carbamoyl-phosphate synthase large subunit, with translation MPKRTDIRSILIIGAGPIVIGQACEFDYSGAQACKALREEGYRVILLNSNPATIMTDPGLADATYIEPITPEFVERIILKEKPDAILPTMGGQTALNAAMALDASGFLVKHNVELIGAKADVIDRAEDRQKFREAMDAIGIESPKSFIAHTLEEARDALKNVGLPAIIRPSFTMGGAGGGIAYNKEEFDQIVTGGLDASPTTEVLVEESVLGWKEFEMEVVRDKADNCIIVCSIENIDPMGVHTGDSITVAPALTLTDKEYQRMRDASIACLRAIGVETGGSNVQFGVNPKDGRMVVIEMNPRVSRSSALASKATGFPIAKIAAKLAVGYTLDELTNDITGSTPASFEPTIDYVVVKIPRFTFEKFPGTPALLSTSMKSVGEAMAIGRSFPEALQKGLRSMETGLVGLDPVEAPGDGGVDAFRAELSQPRPERILMAAQALRAGFSVDEIAAACKFEPWFLRELEKIVQAEKEVLDKGLPEDAQGLRRLKAMGFSDVQLARLSGTQAKEVTALREKAGVKPVYKRIDTCAGEFASATPYMYSTYENRFGQPVCESDPTSRKKVVILGGGPNRIGQGIEFDYCCVHAAYALREAGLETIMVNCNPETVSTDYDTSDRLYFEPLTGEDVVALIRREQETGEVLGCIVQYGGQTPLKLSRALEEAGIPLLGTPADAIDRAEDRERFQALLRKLGLRQPANGIARSPAEAEDIAEQIGYPVVVRPSYVLGGRAMEIVYDRASLQRYMKVALQLAGAEVANGPVLIDHYLNDAIEADVDCIADGNEVYVAGVMEHIEEAGIHSGDSACALPPYTLSPAIVTELKAQTEAMARELGIVGLMNVQYAIKGQDIFVLEVNPRASRTVPFVAKATGVPVAKIGARVMAGAKLSEFTLDDRAVVPHVAVKEAVFPFHRFQDVDTILGPEMRSTGEVMGLDTSFERAFAKSQLAAGVKLPMSGAIFLSVRDGDKAHLPRLGRMLADMGFTILATRGTAKCLSDAGIEVKIVNKVLEGRPHCVDAIRSGEVQMVINTVQGGQSVKDSYDIRRSALTMGVPNFTTMAGARAAIHAIAAMREGPLEVAPLQSYFNGSF
- the greA gene encoding transcription elongation factor GreA, whose translation is MQKTPMTASGLQRLEDELRHLKSEERPAVIRAIAEAREHGDLSENAEYHAARERQSFIEGRVLELEEIVSTAEVIDPSKLSGDQVKFGARVTLIDEETEKEVRYQIVGVYEADIKQGLLSISSPLAKSLIGKSLGDTVSVPAPGGDRSYEITSVVYA
- a CDS encoding threonine ammonia-lyase, which encodes MITFEDITAAARRIEGRVLRTPTLPSHSLSKSVGAEITLKLENLQAVGSFKERGAANKLALLTPEERARGVIAVSAGNHAQGVARHASLLGIDAVIVMPRFTPASKVTRTEGWGARVVLEGNNFAEASLFAKDLQEREGRVFIHPYDDDAVMAGQGTCALELLEDAGPLDALVVPIGGGGLLSGMAVAAKAMRPEIELIGVQVESYSSLSAFPGAEVTPCGGATIAEGIAVMKIGRRTHEVIQQLVSKVVVVSERDVENAITLMAEGAKQVTEGAGATGLAAVMSHPALFAGKRLALPVSGGNIDTRILANTLLRAMLRDGRLLRLIMEIPDRPGVLADISKTIGEAGGNIIEVSHQRLFAAPSVQAAELEVMIEARDPQHAEQITEALREHYVVRRV
- the rsfS gene encoding ribosome silencing factor; the encoded protein is MAKAPGTPRKKAAAAGPVKEGKKRPHAPADELEKYLGIITESIDDDKGEDIVVIDLTGRASFADRMVIATGVADRQIAAMAQHIERKLKDVGLKRILVEGANGSDWVLIDAGDIVIHLFKAEARALYGLEQMWGTDFDGADGGEITSL
- a CDS encoding nicotinate-nucleotide adenylyltransferase, with translation MKSSAQARRVHKRIVVSHHDTIPIRGDRRASRIGLLGGSFNPAHEGHVQIALRALRQLRLDQVWLMVSPGNPLKPSKGMASLAARLASVERLATDRRLIPTDIEASLGTRYAFDTIRALKRRFPRARFVWLMGTDVFAELPRWHRWQAFLRQVPLAVMPRPGSNAAALHGKIAGRLSRCRLPVGKIRQLPDKTPPVWAFLPGPQNGISATALRRAGHTESLFRTDRAATRQETRS
- a CDS encoding glutamate-5-semialdehyde dehydrogenase gives rise to the protein MSASMKAEATDSNAIAGMARAARIAARTLAQSPTAIRDKALWAAANALREQRDAILEANAKDLAAYTGSEAFRDRLTLTAERVEGMAKGLEDMADLSDPVGRILSEWTRPNGLKIRRVATPIGVLGVIYESRPNVGADAAGLCIKSGNAVILRGGSESFHSAQAIHKAMAAGLEAAGLPVDAVQVAPSADRKHVADMLAASGLIDLIIPRGGKSLVERVQNEARIPVLAHAEGLCHTYIHAAAEPQMARRVLANAKMRRPGICGATETLLIDNAIAPELLPEIVSDLRELGCDFRADERARHIVPGLEPAADEDFATEWLAPVLSIAIVDGVEAALAHIARYGSGHTEAIITSDEAVATRFLNGTDSAVVMWNASTQFCDGGEFGFGAEIGIATGRIHARGPVGLEQLTTFRYEVLGTGQTRP
- the ychF gene encoding redox-regulated ATPase YchF — its product is MGFNCGIVGLPNVGKSTLFNALTATASAQAANYPFCTIEPNVGRVAVPDPRLAELARIGKSQKILPTSLEFVDIAGLVRGASRGEGLGNQFLANIREVDAIIHVLRCFEDDDITHVEGGVDPVRDAEIIETELMLADLDSLEKRIVPLQKKAKSNDRDAQAQIEVMEPLIAALREGKPARTAIPEGKELIAERLQLMTTKPVLYVCNVEEGSASTGNAFSKAVEERAKAEGAACVIVSAAIEAEVSQLPQEDQKEFLEGLGLADSGLDRVIAAGYKLLGLKTYFTVGPKETRAWTITAGTKAPQAAAVIHNDFERGFIACETVAYDDYVKYNGEAGAKEAGKMRIEGRDYIVQDGDVLLFRFNV
- the pth gene encoding aminoacyl-tRNA hydrolase; translated protein: MQLWAGLGNPETSMSHNRHNIGFMAVDSIAKRHGFSPWRKRFRGEIAEGRIGTSKVLLLKPMTYMNASGDSIREAATFYKIPPDAITVFHDELDLAPGKVRIKKGGGAAGHNGLRSTDRQLGTQDYWRVRLGIGHPGSKERVHGWVLGDFAKADQPWLEDLLDAVADTAPLLAAGQREDCMTRIALLTANSPKPIIPGPKAGETGVKD
- a CDS encoding 50S ribosomal protein L25/general stress protein Ctc, yielding MATKLIPLEASTRAKAGKGAARATRRAGLVPAVVYGAKAEASLIALDPRVIMRELHKPGWRSHVYEIKAGDLSERALMRDIQFHPVSDAPIHVDFQRLAPGQKVHVEIVVKIEGEDNSPGISRGGVLNVVRHTIEVTADPSNIPEFFTVDVSALDINDNVRWDDLKGTEGVTPVLQIPNFVVATIAAPSVDVEQDEAEAASAEAESSAEEKK
- a CDS encoding YMGG-like glycine zipper-containing protein yields the protein MTVNRQKACGIAVLALPLFLSACGDPYSPGQRAGNGALIGGGSGAAIGALAGGGRGAAIGALAGGLLGAGAGALTTPNRPGGGYTQGYQQPQAAYPQQQYPQQQYPQQQRYQQGGYQAAPQQGAYPRTYGGYPAGYAPQQGY